The window TCGACGAGACGGAGGCGCTCGACACCGCCGGCCGTGCACTCGACCGAATGGAGCGACTCATCGAGACGCTGTTGACGCTCGCACGGGAAGGCCGGTCCGTCTCTTCGTTGGAGCCAGTTCCGCTGTCTGCCCTCGTCGAAGACTGTCGAGAAGTCGCCGAGACGATGGGCGGAACCCTGGACGTGGACGCGACGGAGACGGTACTCGCGGACCGAACCCGCCTGCGACAACTCGTCGAGAACCTCGTCCGCAACGCCATCGAACACGGCGGCCCGGACGTGACCATCCGCATCGCCGACGCGCCCGACGGGTTCGTCGTGGAAGACGACGGCCCCGGCATCCCGGCGGAGGCACACGACCACCTGTTCGAGATGGGATACACGACCGACGACGGGACTGGCCTCGGACTGAGCATCGTCAAGCGAATCGTCGAGGCTCACGAGTGGGACATCGAAGTCGGGGCCAGCGAAGACGGCGGCGCGAGATTCACCGTCACCGGCGTCGATCGACCGGAGTGAGTTTCTAGTGAGCGATTCCACCGAGACAGTCCACGACCACAGAGCGTAATCCTCTTGTTTAGGTCGGCCAAAATACCGGCCGAATGGAGTTGACGCGCCGCGACGCCATCGCCGCGTTCGCCGCGGCGGCGACCGGGTCGCTGGCCGGATGTAACGCCCCGACGAATCGGATCGACGCCGCGGGGCGCGATACCGAGACGGCCGGGGTCGACGACCACGAGGTAGCGACGCTCGTCGCCATCGCGGAGGTGGTGTATCCGTCGTCCGTGACCGGCGTCGAGGAGTTCGTCCGCACGTACTCCGTGCGTCGAATCCGCGACGACGACGCGTACGCGGCGGGCGTCGCCGAAGCCGTAGATGCTCTCGACGAGTACACCGCAGCGTTCGACGACGCCGACTACGTCGCTCTCGACGCCGACCGACGCCTGGAGGTCCTCGACGTGATGAGCGTCGACGTGGTCGACCCCGACCCGGACGGGACGAGACCACAGCGCGTGCGCCACTACCTCGTCAACGAACTGTTGTACGCATTCTACACCTCCCCGACCGGCGCTCGACTGGCGGGGTTAGAGAACCCACCCGGTCATCCCGGTGGGACACAGTCGTATCAGGAGGGCCCCGACGGATGAGCGCCGGCGACACACCGACCGGGAGCGGTCTCGTCGACGACGACCGAACACCGTCGCCGCGGGTGGACGTCTGTGTCGTCGGCGCGGGGCCGGCGGGAGCACTCGTCGCGTCGAAACTGGCCGCCGCCGGCCACGAGGTGATCGTCCTCGACGCCGGCCCGCAGTTCGACCCGAACGACCGGCAGGCGCGGATGGAGCGACACCTGCGACCAGGACTGGACGCGCCGGTGTGGGACGTGGATGGCGAACGCGACGCGTACAGCAGTTCCGGTGAGCAGTACTACCCGCTCAACGTGAGTCGGGTGAAAGGCATCGGCGGCAGTACCCTCCATTGGCAGGGGATGGTGATGCGGATGCACGAACAGGACTTCCGCCTCGCCAGCGACACCGGGATGGGTGACGACTGGCCCATCGCGTACGACGACCTCAAATCGTACTACGCGAGTGCCGAGGCGGAACTGTCCGTGTCCGGTGCGTCGGACAACCCCTTCGCGCCGCCACGCGACGACCCGCATCCCCTGCCCGCGTTCCCGCCGAGTTACAGCGACTCGCTGTTTGCAGAGGCGTGTGAGGCGGTCGGACTGGCGACCCACTCGGTTCCGAACGCACGCAACTCCGAACCGACCGAGGAGGCGAGCGCCTGTGTCGGCTACGGCACCTGTAAGCCGGTGTGTCCCTCCGGCGCGAAGTACGACGCGACGCGACACATCGAGCGAGCGGCGGCGAACGGCGCACGCATCCTCGACCGCGTGCCGGTCCAGCGCCTCGAACACGACGACGCGGGCGAACAGGTGACTACGGCGGTGTACGCGACGCCCGACGGCGAGGAGCATCGACAGGAGGCGCGGGAGTTCGTCGTCGCCGCGGGCGGCGTGGAGACGCCGCGCTTGCTGCTCCTCTCACAGAGTGAGACGTACCCCGACGGCCTCGCTAACTCCTCGGGACTCGTCGGCCGCTACTTTATGGACCACCTGTTCGCGGGGATGGGCGGCACGCTCGACGAGCCAACCCGCCAGAAGCACGTCGGCTTCAACACCACCGAGAGCCACCAGTTCTACGACCGC of the Halobaculum limi genome contains:
- a CDS encoding gluconate 2-dehydrogenase subunit 3 family protein; protein product: MELTRRDAIAAFAAAATGSLAGCNAPTNRIDAAGRDTETAGVDDHEVATLVAIAEVVYPSSVTGVEEFVRTYSVRRIRDDDAYAAGVAEAVDALDEYTAAFDDADYVALDADRRLEVLDVMSVDVVDPDPDGTRPQRVRHYLVNELLYAFYTSPTGARLAGLENPPGHPGGTQSYQEGPDG
- a CDS encoding GMC family oxidoreductase; the encoded protein is MSAGDTPTGSGLVDDDRTPSPRVDVCVVGAGPAGALVASKLAAAGHEVIVLDAGPQFDPNDRQARMERHLRPGLDAPVWDVDGERDAYSSSGEQYYPLNVSRVKGIGGSTLHWQGMVMRMHEQDFRLASDTGMGDDWPIAYDDLKSYYASAEAELSVSGASDNPFAPPRDDPHPLPAFPPSYSDSLFAEACEAVGLATHSVPNARNSEPTEEASACVGYGTCKPVCPSGAKYDATRHIERAAANGARILDRVPVQRLEHDDAGEQVTTAVYATPDGEEHRQEAREFVVAAGGVETPRLLLLSQSETYPDGLANSSGLVGRYFMDHLFAGMGGTLDEPTRQKHVGFNTTESHQFYDRPDDSRTAIKLEFLNYAGPAPADVALGADTFGDELLEEIRGAYGTHVAMGALVEQLPRRENRIRLDPSRTDDHGNPVPDVVWGLDAKTRATIERANEIQRDVLEEMGVDIGWTVGPDNTGPAYHHMGTTRMGTDPTDSVVDPQLRTHDLGNLTLAGSSVFVTGGAMNPTLTIAALSLKAADHVAERL